The Aspergillus fumigatus Af293 chromosome 7, whole genome shotgun sequence genome includes the window GATCTTCGTTCGAAAAATATGCCGTTCACCGTGGGAAATGTGATTCGGATAGTTTTTAACTTTCTGTTCCTCCCCGTGGTGTCAttatccttcttccagctggtGATTGCGGCCGACTCCCCAGCATACTCTGTGGCGCTCGCTGTTGTGGTTATTGTCGCATTATTGGTGTTTTCCATTTGGACCGTCAGATTGATCGTGAGCACGCGCCCCAAGTCACACCTTTTCGACGACCTACCAACGGTGCTATTGTATGGACCTCTCTACAATACTTTCTGCGACGATGCCGCAGCATTTGCGGCAGTACCAATCTTCATTACTTTTGCTCGGGGTGTCGCTATTGGTGCTCTTCAGCCATCCGGCATAGCCCAGATAGTTCTCCTCGCCATCTGTGAAGTTGTATATGTTCTCACCCTCGTGGCCTTCCGACCATTTCCACATCCCACGTCCATGAACCTTTATCATGCTTGTTTCGCCATCGTGAGATTCCTCACGATACTTCTCAGCGTCGTTTTCGTCCCTTCTCTTGGAGTATCGCAGGCCGCGCGCGGGTGGATTGGATACATcatactcctcctccacGCTTTGGTACTTGTCTTTGGATTTTTCCTAAACGCACTACAGACTTTGATCGAAGTGATAGCTCGActcgctggcgctggcggtTACGAGGGTGGTGCCACCCGCGGAGGACTCGTCAAGGTGTTCGGTATGCGCCAACTCTCACGGCGTCTACCGAGACGCGATGCTGCGGGGACACGTCAAAGCATGGCCTCCGACGCTGCCATGCTTGCGCACACGGACGATCGAATGTCCGCGCAATTTGACGGATCAAGACCAAGGAGCCTTTCAGGCAGCTTGCTCTTGAACAGGGCAACCGCAAGTGACGGTAGGGCCAGTGGAATTTTCGAATCAGGAAGTGCACATGGAGGAACGCATAGTCGTGCCAACAGCAGTGGATTGTATACTCCTACTACCCTTGGAGGTTTTCAGGGTGCTGGCTACCAGACGACAGGAAGCAACTCACCCAAGAGCGGTCTGATCTACGCCATGCAACCACATGACCCCTATTATAGACCACCTCGGCCCCGTAGGAATAACGAACGAGGTACATCTTTTGAGAATGGCAGGACAGTCTCCCACACAGTTTCAAGGTCGGGTAACTTGGGCGATATGGACGACGACCTCATCGAGGGTCCCTCAGTCTCCGGAAGGGGTACGCCTGTGCCTGCGTATATCCCGGCACCCAAGGACGATCTTGACTACGATGATTCAAGACCGTCCCGGAAGGACTATGCCGTCCGTGAAGTAGACTTCTACTACCGAGTGCGAGGGCCTCCACTTTCCCAATCTGGGACAAGAAAGTTGAAGACCGGCCCTGCAGATCCTACGGGCCCGGTTTCCTCTGCTACAGGTTTCTTTCGTAATCTCTTCAGGGGAAAAACAAAGGAGAAAGGCAAGGGATTTGAAGTCGTCCGCAGCACGAGAGCTCCTCCCCCCGGCCTCTTCCGCGAGGGAGATGGTTTCAATGAGCCCTACAGGGATGAGCCCGAGGAGCAGCCATCGCCTGATCATATACGCCAGGCTGCGGAGAACGATGTGGAGGAATCTGACTCTGGAGACGACGCCAATTCGCCGACTAAGCAGCCTTCGATCAGCCTCCCACAACTTGACATCGGCGGTGCTATCGAGCTTCCTAGCCGGCTGGGGTCGCGGCGTAGCTCTTTAGCGCCCTCTGTGACAAGGCGGGACTCTGTCAATGCATTTGAACTGGAGAATTCTCAGTCCCTACCCGTGGTTGAGGAAACCGCCTCGACGGGTATTTCTACACCTGAACTCCAGCGCGACACCACGCACTTTCCAACTAGTCAACTTCAGCCGTCTTCCGGGGCCGGTCGCCTGCCATTCAGCGCCAACAGCTCACCTTCTCGGGATCGGAATCTCTCAATTGCTTCCACGATTGGGTCGAGATCATCTAGTCACCGAGTCGGTCATGATGGCAATGATAAACCTGAACGTCCATCGAGCGTGGGTTATGTTGCTCAGCACCGAACCTCGGATTACATACACCAGGCCAGTCCGGACGAGCCCACCTTTGCAGGACGTGCAGCTGAATTAGTGGATGAAGCTCCTCATGGAGGAGTGCACTAAATGGTCAATTTTAATGTCACCCACCTTCGACATCCGACTCACGAATCTCCTTTCTACTGCGCCCTCGTCCCCATTTCGCAACTCTCTTCCCTTCGAAAAATAATACGTATCGGCGTTTGTGATATACTACCGGATCGTTTCtggttctttctctttttcgttTTCTCGTTGCGCATCGCCTTGAGGATAGCGGCATTTAGCGAAATTTGACCTTTTTCCCAGCTTATTTGACGGTGCCTCGACATACGACGAAGCTACCAGGGCATCTTATTAGACCAGTGTAATTCTGTTTCAAGTCTCTCGCGTGTGATTTATCGAGGCCCAGTGCAACTGAGGGTTCACACGATTGTACATTTGGGGGTTTCTTTTCCTGTATGACATCCTAGGCAATAGTTTATTTTAACTATATTGAAGGTAACATGAGGCTTGTGGATCTACTTTGATAATTGGTCCCGATTGTTTCCCAAGCTCCTGATTACTGTTAGCGATGTCGTCGGTCGACTAATTTAAACCTCAAGACAACGAAGTGATGGGTCACGCTACAACTCCAAACAATTACAGCACTCTTCTATCGCCACACTGAGGATCGGCTGACACCACCACCTGTATGAGAGCAACAATCATTCTCCTTGATCATCCATTTATCCATCCATCAATTCCATGAAATTTTCACGGTCAGGTATCCGACATGATCATGCCATAATAACATCTAGCAGCATTGAGGTCAAGCATATATGCAAATGCAGCAATATCCCAGTCTCGCCGCCGTTTGTAAGTTTGTGAGGAGCCCCGCGGCGAATTCTCGGGTTGGAGTGTTTAGGCACGTCCGCGTTGTCTTCCGAACCAAGTCTTATCTCTACTTTTGTGCTTCGTGCACCCTTTTTATCTCTGCTGGTTGCTACAGATGACCTTGGAATCTTTTGTCTGATGGTTTGACTCAATCTTGGTGTTATTGTCCTATCTGTTGTCTCGCAGTTGCTGGCTTACTGTCACGAGACCCCTGGTAGTCCGTCATTCACGTCCGGGCACCATCACATCCTCGCAGCCTCCTCGCATCGCATGGATAACGAAGTTGCCATTCTTCTCTTTATATCTCTCTCCTTGTCGAATATATACGACACATTGAAAGTAACTCGATCAGTCCACTATCTCTACGCCAATCCGCATCGTCAGCTACCGCACAGCTCCCCGCACCCATCCTGGAATTTCCACGCCACACAGTCGATGACGGACCGTCATCCAAACGGCGGAGACTGGTCTCCTCTTCAACTGCAGGGAGTCCAAGCTTGAGGACCTATTCCTCCACATTTCCAAGGCTCatgccatcgtcgtcgtcgagTGCCGCTTCCTCCGCTTCCTCTACACCCGCAGCTCCACACGCTTCATTCTCCATCCCTGGTCCCACCGACGCTGGCCCTAGGTCTCATGCTAGCTCAGAAACATTGAGAACATCTagtgctggcgctgctttTGATAGACGGTCGGAACAGCGACGGTCAGCACTCTCTGGATCGGAccggaagaggaggctgatCAATCCCGAGGGGGATGGGTGGCCGCATCGCACAGGGTCCCACGGGATGATGGAAGCAGGATCGAGTAGCCGGGTGGCAGTGGATAGCAGGTCTATCCAGCCTGCATCTTCACATGCCGCGGCGAGTCCTGCAGTTCCTGGTTCCTCGTTTGCTACACCTATCGAACTATCATCTTCGCCACCGCAGCCGTTGCCTGAAAGACCGGACAATATGCGTCGAACCTCCTGGTCGCAGGGCGCCAATGGATATGTGGAGTATATACGGCCCCGATGGCAACCTGATTCGGAGGTCACGAACTGCCCGATATGCGGAACAACGTTCAGTTTCTGGTACAGGAAGCATCACTGTCGGAAGTGTGGACGAGTTGTTTGTGCTGCTTGTTCTCCTCATCGGATTACGATACCTAGGCAGTTTATCGTCCGTCCTCCGGAGTCGAATCGCTCGCCTGCAGTTAATCTGATACCCCCGCGGGCAGCTCAGGTCATCAATGTAGATGGGGACGATACATCGCAATCGCCGGTGGCGATCAATCCAGCTCTCGGCGGTGGCGAGGAGGTACGACTCTGCAACCCGTGTGTGCCAGACCCGAACCCGGAACCGCTTCGGGGTTACCCTGCGGTtcgaggaggtggtgagCAAGGGACGAACTGGGGCAGAGGTTCACCGAGCCAAGGTCGACACCGGTCTTATCACTCCATGTCGACGTCTACGAGACAGTTTCCTTATGATGCATTCGTAAGTTTTGTTAATTTGAGAGACCGACTGTCAAACACTGACACGATCTCGTCTTTCCAGACtgagtcttcttcttcacgatTGAATCGGCGATCAATAAGCTCGAATGGTTACACAGGCTTGGGCGGTGCTCTAGGCGGCGTGTTCAGTTCCAGCTTACAAGAAAGACCAATGCGATATGGGTCATTGCCCGGTTCGCAGTATTCTGGCCGACATGTTAGCTCGTCGGCGCGACCCTACCTAGGCTACTTTCGGGCACACCGCCATTTACCTCCACCGGCACCTGAAGGGACGAGTGTATCTACTGGGGGATCGTTCAGTACAACTAGTGATGATCATGATTCTCACCGGCGTGTCTCTTATCCAGCGCGGCATCATGTTGACGAGAGCGATATTTGTCCCATATGTAGCGACGAACTTCCACCGCTGGGGGAGAATGGTAACGAGGATGCCCGGGAAGCACATATCCGTGAGTGCATCGAGAGCCATGGCCGTGGCACGCGGTCGACGTCTCGAGGAGGGAGTCCAGTAGCTGCGTCTCCTGTTCCAGTTCGCATGCTTGCATTCACTGCTACGGAGAAGGATTGCCTAGGACAGGATGGCGCCGTGCAAGAATGCACGATCTGTATGGAAGACTACGAGGTCGGTCAGCCACTGGTACGCCTGGAGTGTCTGTGCAAGTTTCACAAGAGGTGCATAGTAGAATGGTTTGAGCGCAAGAAGGAGTGTCCTGTGCACAAGGTGGCATAAAGATCCGCCAAGTACGCCGCGCATCCTACCTGCATCCTACCTGCGCACGACTTTCCATTACAGTCCCGCATATTTTTGGAGTCGATGCTCTCTGGTATAGCATCGATAACGATCATCTTACGATTTCTATACTCAGCAGCATGGCTATCTGGTGGATATTGTCGTTTTCAATTCATAGAGCTAGCGTTTCTTATGTTGAGATGTCAGGTTTAATTTTGCTTCGAGTGTTTATTGATATTGGATGATCAAGCTTTGGCGTTCATCGTTCTGTGGAGACTCCTctcatatatatatatatccctaTCACGTATTTGCTACTAGGATATGGATACCTTTTTTGGACGATCAGCCGCTAGCTTCCCCTCAAAAATTGGATCACTCAATATGTATGAAAATCGGGATCAAGATAGCAGATAGGCTGGTTTATGGAGGATGCAAGTGATGGTTTTGGAAATACTGCGTGCAtagaaggtggaagaggcgAAAGGCAGTTAACTTGGGATGCGTCCCGAATCGTGACAAATCAACAACATCTGATTATGTTAGTTAGTTAACCTTGGGCAGACCTGCTCCATCCAACGACCATCAAGCTAACGTCCTACTACAGGGTCCTTTCCATCTAACGACACGACACTatctccttcttgccaaTATATTTTACCTCCTATAAGCTTGGAGCAAATGCTTAGATTGATACTGCGAACGGCTGGATCGTGATCTCCATCTCCCCGACTGATCCCCACTGATCGGTCATCGGTGGCCCGACTGACCGTTTTCCCGACTATCTGCAAGGAAGCTCGACTCGACACTCCGATTGCAGCTATTATTTATCCGATACAAATTATCCCAGGTAAGCTGAGCCAATCGTTCTTTGCTTAACGTCCACTGGATGACTCTGACTCTGCGCGCATTATTTCCGAGACAACGATGCAGAGCTACTTGCTGACAATGCCATGGGCATCCGCAGAGTCCGCGCTTGCTTACACTCGCCGCCCCGCAAGCGATGGACATCGATCCGCGTCTACGTATCGGTCGTGACAAGAATGCTTCGGAAGGAGCGCAGACCAGCCACACATACGTTCCAGCTACTGCAtcaagacaaggagaatgcacTCCTACTACCGCTCCTTCGACGCATCCTCCCGGTGACTACCCAGACCCGCCGTCGTCCCACCTCTCTCCAAGTGAGCTAGTACACTCCGCGTCCTCTGCCTCAGGTAGCCACAACCACTACGCTGCATCGAATACGCAGTCGACCTCGCCTCATGGGTATCATCCCAGCGGGCCGGTGCGTGGAAACGCATCGA containing:
- a CDS encoding phosphatidylinositol-3-phosphate-binding ubiquitin-protein ligase; translation: MPSSSSSAASSASSTPAAPHASFSIPGPTDAGPRSHASSETLRTSSAGAAFDRRSEQRRSALSGSDRKRRLINPEGDGWPHRTGSHGMMEAGSSSRVAVDSRSIQPASSHAAASPAVPGSSFATPIELSSSPPQPLPERPDNMRRTSWSQGANGYVEYIRPRWQPDSEVTNCPICGTTFSFWYRKHHCRKCGRVVCAACSPHRITIPRQFIVRPPESNRSPAVNLIPPRAAQVINVDGDDTSQSPVAINPALGGGEEVRLCNPCVPDPNPEPLRGYPAVRGGGEQGTNWGRGSPSQGRHRSYHSMSTSTRQFPYDAFVSFVNLRDRLSNTDTISSFQTESSSSRLNRRSISSNGYTGLGGALGGVFSSSLQERPMRYGSLPGSQYSGRHVSSSARPYLGYFRAHRHLPPPAPEGTSVSTGGSFSTTSDDHDSHRRVSYPARHHVDESDICPICSDELPPLGENGNEDAREAHIRECIESHGRGTRSTSRGGSPVAASPVPVRMLAFTATEKDCLGQDGAVQECTICMEDYEVGQPLVRLECLCKFHKRCIVEWFERKKECPVHKVA